GTGCGCTGAGCCCAGGCCTCCGCGGGTCGCAGGATAGGTGAACTCCGCCCCGGCGAGGAAAGGTGCGGGTGGACAGATTGCGCGGGGTCGAGACCACCCGGGCCGGAGCTCGAACACCCGAAAGCCTGCATTTGAAGGATGGGAGACGGAGGGGTGGGGATGTCACAGAACCGGACTCAATCGGGCTCATTGCAGTTTTGCAAATGGTCTTTAAAAAGCGCCTCCCGGTGACGCCGAAATCCCCGCCAGGTGGAAAGCCAAACCTGGGCAGTGGGCGCGCAACGTAGTGGGGGACATCGCGGCGCGAACgcgaaaaaaaaaggatgcagcCAGCATCCAGGCGAGTGGGAAATGAGTGATTTTAATTTCTGTCCCCCACTGGAGGATCAATTTCGATTAAAATCAAGGGACCTGCGGGAATGTTTTTACTCCGGTGCGTTTCCTTTACAcctgcaaattttttaaaaaactgcatcATCAGCAccttcgagagagagagagagagagagagagagagagagacttattggttcagaaagaaggaagagactgcagaggaaagagaaggctGCGAGTCTGCCTTTACACCAGTTTAAAGCTAATCAAAGGTgtctggagcagagggaggcaaGGACCAAAAGCTGATCCCGAGCTTGAAATTTTCCATCACGGAGTTGGGAGACGCTTTGCTGCAGACTCCGAGCGGGCTCCAAACCCCGGCCCCCGTTCCCGGTTCGGCGCGCTAGTCAGCAGCTTCCCCCATCGCTTACTTCTTTTCCTACTCTTCCGGCCTTTCCCAGTGGGCGGCTCAGCACCCCACTGCCAGGACGGCCACCCCAGGCCCCAGCGATTCGCAGCTTCGGCACCCAGAGGGAGGAACCTGGGACCAAGGGGAGCGAccttggggcggggtggggagcgCAGGGAGGCTCCGCCCCGAGTTCTTCCCAAACCAGAAAAGACTTCCAGGGGCTACccgggagcttttttttttttttttttttttttttttttttttttttttaactctaacaaccaaaaaaaaaaaaaaaaaaaaaggctatgtaAAGGACAGCGTGGAAGATGGCAACACCATTTCCAACTCAGAGTCGGGTCCTTTTTGCACTTGGTTCTCCTCTGGGCTCTCTCATTGCACTTTATTCGCTTTTGTTTGGAGCAGGAACCGAGGTGGAGCGAACCCCGGCGGAGCAGCGGACCCCAAGCCGGGGTCTCCTTCTTGCGCCCGGGAGCGCCGCCCCGCGCGGGTGCAGACGCGGGGACCCTGGCAGGGAATGTAAACAAGCGGGGCGCCGAGCCCTTGATCTTTATTTAAATAGAGGCTTGTTTATCGGTGTCATCCTAGGAGGATTAATTAGATACATCTCTTCACAATTTGGTGTCTGACACTCCATCTTAGGAATGCCTTATCACAAGGTGTTAATTGGGGCCACTCAGCCACTTACGTTTCTATTAAACACTGTGAGGGACTTTTCACAAGTACCAGGTTCTTTTTACTGTACGGTGCAAAAATATACAGGACTCGAAATAGACTGGGGCCAGAGTCAGCTTTATCCCGGCGGCCGGGAGCATTCTCGGGCTTTCTAGAGGGCGGAGCACCGCTCCGAAATTCCGTCGCAGCTCCCAGGACCTTAAGGTGCcttgggggcgggcggggcgccgTCCGGGTTGGGGGGCGCTGCAAGCCCCCCCTCCCGAGGCTGAATCTGCCATCCACAACAAATACACAAAACCAGGTTTCGAGCTTTCGCTTCTAGCGTCGTAAAATTCCGGGCGGCTTTGGCAAAGCGCTTTGGACAGCAGACACGGTCACAGACCCGGGGCAAGAGTCCCGGCCCCCGAGGTCGCGGGCGGCGGGGGAAGGACTCGGGCGCGGGGAGGGTGCGGGGAATGGGAAGCTGGGGAGAGGCTCCCGGCGGCCTTAATTGGGCGCGGAAGAGGAGGAGGTCCCGGCTGATTGCTCGCCTCCCAGCAGCTAATCCTCTTAGCAGCTGCATTTCCGCGCCACGCAGTTTAGCAAAATGACCCTCCCGGCAGACCTTTACCCCGGGAGGGTCAGGAAGGGGCTGGAAGGGTTTGCAAGCTGGGCCAGAAGCCGTCTGCTGATAAGCCTGGCGGGACGTCTGGCTGGGGGACAAAGGGCCCTCCGCCCCACTCCTGGGTTTAACTTTTCGGCGGGCCCGGGGCTCAGCCGGGGGATGCGGTGGCCTTCGCCCTCCTGGGGAATGAGCCAAATAAACGGAGCTAGACTCCGGGCGAAGCGCTCCCCGGACGCTGTTTGCAGAGCGGAGCTGCACGGGACGACCGGAATCCTCGTTTGTAAGTGTCGCGCCCGCCCCTGGCCCGCGGCGTCCCCGGCGTCTCCCGCGTCTCCGGCCGGGTTTGCCCGCAGCGCCCGGCCAGCGGCTGCCGAGGGAGCGGCCCGCGACGCcggcgggggcgcccggggctccGCGTACCGAGAAGCCGCAGGTTGCAGCCGACACTGGAGTTGTGGGCGGCCCGCTTCCCGCCGCTTCAGGGACCGGTAACCCGTGGGCGCTCAAGGGGCCACGGGGTTTCCCGGGGAGCCCACGTGGGTCCGGGGATGGGCGGCCCCAGGAGAGCCTAGGAAAAAGCCCGGAGAACCAAGTGGTCGCGGGCCGAGGCGGGGCCCGGAGTCCAAGGGCCGGGAGCTGAGCTTTTCCAGGCCAGGTTAAGCCTAGCAATGGGCAATCCTGCATCTCTGcaacctcccctctccccccacccccgccggcaGGCCCAATACCCATTGTCCAGACTTCCCAGTGGGGTGAGGAAATAAACCCATtcatcttcaagaaaaaaaaaaaagaaaagaagataaacaaaagcaACCCCACCCCCTTGTGACTACAGTGTCCACTTACAGATTCTAGAGCCTGGGGGAGAAGGGGGGCGGGTAGGGGACTTAGTGTTCAtgctggagggggtggaggaggaagcaaaatgattttcaaaacaaagattaaaaCCCTTAGTACAGAAGACAGCTCTGCCCGTTCCCTTAATGAaccacatttattaaaaatgactaAGACTGTACATAAAAATCCAAGGTATCTAAAAAGCCTATAGGAGCTGTGGCATCCGGTTTTAGTTTCTTCACATTATCGAGCTGGGTAGAGGGGATGGCAAAGAAAGAGGGTGAAGTAGGAGTTTTCATTAAACACGTTTCAAGTTAGTACAGAGTAGCTGAATACATTCTTAACTATCTAAGAAGTAAACAGAATATTCCCCAATATCCCAGATGATGAGAGAACCTATCCCCCTGGCCCTGCAACTGCTGTCGGGTGATTTGTGAATTCTTTACAAAGCCAAAGCACCAGTTTTACATAATCTCAGACACATAAGGAGGCTATTTGTACAATATATCCCACATTATTCTACAGTGGATCTAAGCACACAcaaaactgtacactttaaaattcttcttttttttcttttttggcgaCTCCCTCGCCTGCCCTCTCCTGAGTCCTACTAGCCACCCCAGCATGTTAGCAGAGGCCTAGCAAGTGAAGCAGTCCTGAACTAGGGGCAAACATGGCTTGCTGCAAAAGCCTAGGAGGAAATCAGTCAGGTAAAGCCAGCACCTTCACATAAGGTTTTTCTCACCTCCCAGGCTTAGCATCTTTTGCCCCTGGCAGAAAGTAACAGCAAAAAGTCCCCCGTTGAAGCTTAAGGCCCAGCCCTCTCTTCCAGAAGCAAAACACCTTGCCACTCTGGGATTCTCCTTGCTTACAGATTTACAAATAGAAACGAGAACCGAAGCTTTTGACCCACTGGCTAGCGCTCAGCACTCAAATCTTCACAGCCCGATTCTCGGAATGTTTAGtgcctccaataaataaatccagaACCTCAAATAACCTTCGAATTTTAAAAACGCTTTAAAGtccttcattaattttatttaaaaaagaaaaaaaaatggcgaGGCTCATTTCAGTTACCTGCAGCAATCAAAAAGCTTTGGTACCTTCTTTTAGAGGATTGCACAAAACGGGATGCATCGAGGTGGAATGCAAACGTCTTTTTGGCAAACCTAGGCAAAGaagacaacaaaaaaaacaccaccaagTCCATCTGCAAAAAGTGAGCTCATTTTGACGAAGTTAAAATAACTCTCTAGGGAGTTGTGTAAAAAGCATAATACCCCCCCATGCCTTTTGAGGTGTCTTTACTGTACTCTTCAGCGTTAATGTCCTCACACTTTATGGAGGGCGAATTTTCATTACTAGAGGTGCTAGGAGACAGCCGCCGTCGCTTACAAGCACTGGTGTATACCCCCGAATCATTGGAATCGAGAGACTTGATGGAAGGGGGTGTCTCTATCCAAGAAGagctaatttcttctttgactttctCCTTGGAGAGCTGATCTTCAGAGAACACAGGGGGGCTTGTTCTGGAGGTCCATGGGAGTCCAGCTGCCATTTTCCTCTGATAAGAACCCCGACCACCCCAGCCTGCCATGGCAGGGAAGGTTGGGTCAGGGTAATACCCCAGGGCGTGGGACGTCTGGAGGGGCAAGGATTTAATACCATAGGGGAGCAAGGTGCTGGAAGTATATTCAGACTCATAGGAACCGATGTCTAGTTTGTTGGTCCCAGGTTGTTGGACAGGCGTGACAAGCCACCGCTGGGGAGGGTTGGCCACCTCTTCGCTCTGTTGGGGTGAAAGGAGGCCGTTGGTCTGTGGCACGGTTCTCTCGCCATTATAATATCGGGCTTGAGGTAAAGTGTTGA
The Canis aureus isolate CA01 chromosome 22, VMU_Caureus_v.1.0, whole genome shotgun sequence genome window above contains:
- the EOMES gene encoding eomesodermin homolog isoform X3 yields the protein MFPFLSFNINGLNPTAHYNVFVEVVLADPNHWRFQGGKWVTCGKADSNMQGNKMYVHPESPNTGSHWMRQEISFGKLKLTNNKGANNNNTQMIVLQSLHKYQPRLHIVEVTEDGVEDLNEPSKTQTFTFSETQFIAVTAYQNTDITQLKIDHNPFAKGFRDNYDSMYTASENDRLTPSPTDSPRSHQIVPGGRYGVQSFFPEPFVNTLPQARYYNGERTVPQTNGLLSPQQSEEVANPPQRWLVTPVQQPGTNKLDIGSYESEYTSSTLLPYGIKSLPLQTSHALGYYPDPTFPAMAGWGGRGSYQRKMAAGLPWTSRTSPPVFSEDQLSKEKVKEEISSSWIETPPSIKSLDSNDSGVYTSACKRRRLSPSTSSNENSPSIKCEDINAEEYSKDTSKGMGGYYAFYTTP